One region of Eretmochelys imbricata isolate rEreImb1 chromosome 2, rEreImb1.hap1, whole genome shotgun sequence genomic DNA includes:
- the PTK2 gene encoding focal adhesion kinase 1 isoform X5: MRMESRRQVTVSWDSGGSDEAPPKPSRPGYPSPRSSEGFYPSPQHMVPPNHYQVSGYPGSHGIPAMAGSIYPGQASLLDQADSWNHRPQEISMWPPTMEDSGTLDMRGMGQVLPTHLMEERLIRQQQEMEEDQRWLEKEERFLKPDVRLSRGSIDREDGSLQGPAGNQHIYQPVGKPDHAAPPKKPPRPGAPSHLGSLASLNSPVDSYNEGVKLQPQEISPPPTANLDRSNDKVYENVTGLVKAVIEMSSKIQPAPPEEYVPMVKEVGLALRTLLATVDETIPVLPASTHREIEMAQKLLNSDLAELINKMKLAQQYVMTSLQQEYKKQMLTAAHALAVDAKNLLDVIDQARLKMIGQSRPH; the protein is encoded by the exons CCCAGCAGACCTGGTTATCCCAGTCCAAGATCCAGTGAAGGGTTTTATCCTAGTCCACAGCATATGGTACCGCCCAATCATTACCAG GTCTCTGGCtatcctggttctcatgggataCCAGCCATGGCAGGCAGCATTTATCCTGGCCAGGCATCTCTTTTGGATCAAGCAGATTCCTGGAACCATCGGCCTCAGGAAATATCAATGTGGCCCCCCACCATGGAG GATTCTGGCACTTTGGACATGCGAGGAATGGGACAGGTCCTACCAACACATCTAATGGAGGAGAGATTGATACGACAGCAACAAGAAATGGAGGAAGATCAGCGCTggcttgaaaaagaggagagattCCTG AAACCTGATGTGCGGCTCTCCAGAGGCAGCATAGACCGAGAGGACGGGAGCCTCCAGGGCCCG GCTGGTAACCAACACATATATCAGCCTGTGGGTAAACCAG ATCATGCAGCTCCGCCAAAGAAACCACCTCGTCCTGGAGCCCCCAGCCATTTGGGTAGTCTTGCCAGTCTCAACAGCCCTGTGGACAGCTACAATGAAGGAGTGAAG CTTCAGCCACAGGAAAtcagccctccccccactgccaacTTGGATCGTTCCAATGACAAGGTGTATGAGAATGTAACTGGACTGGTGAAAGCTGTAATAGAAATGTCCAGTAAAATCCAGCCTGCCCCTCCAGAGGAGTATGTGCCCATGGTGAAG gaaGTTGGTTTGGCACTACGAACTTTACTGGCAACAGTAGATGAGACCATTCCAGTGCTCCCTGCAAGCACTCACCGAGAG ATTGAGATGGCACAGAAGCTGTTGAACTCTGACTTGGCTGAACTGATTAACAAGATGAAATTGGCACAGCAATACGTCATGACTAGCCTGCAGCAGGAATACAAAAAGCAAATGCTCACAGCTGCTCATGCTCTGGCTGTGGATGCCAAAAACTTGCTGGATGTTATTGATCAAGCCAGACTGAAAATGATTGGTCAGTCCAGACCCCATTAA